One Oncorhynchus mykiss isolate Arlee chromosome 9, USDA_OmykA_1.1, whole genome shotgun sequence genomic window, TCCGATACATCTGCCCAACGGTAAGGGAGTGACCAATCCATGGCTGGGCTGTGTGGGGACCTTGATGATGTTCCAGGTCTTCCTCAAGCACCGCTTTGAGGACATGTCCTGTAAGGGTGGGAGCACGGCTGGACTGTCTTCACCACCCGCTGCAGGCTGCCCACTGAAGGGCCTTGTGGTCGTGAACAGAGCAGTTTCTCAACAAGGCCATGATGTTGCCAGATCCGCTGTAATTGGAGGCTATTTGGGGGCCTGGCCCATGCTACCGCACTTTTTTCCATGTTCTAATAAAATATTGATCATTTATTTGACCGCGACGTGCGCCGACAGAAAGACACATCAATCTCAGATAAAGTATCTAAGCAAGCGAAACAgtgcctctctgtctcagtaggtgtagaccatgtatctgatgctgtctggacagtgaaacagcgccccctctgtctcagtatgtatagaccatgtatctgatgcagtctgacagtgaaacagcgccccctctgtctcagtatgtatagaccatgtatctgatgcagtctggacagtgaaacagcgccccctctgtctcagtatgtatcaaccatgtatctgatgcagtctggacagtgaaacagcgccccctctgtctcagtaggtgtagaccatgtatctgatgctgtctggaccaaaagaCTATGTACTGTCATAATAtttctgtccagacagcatcagaaacAGGGGTTACAtacagaggggcactgtttcgaTGACATAGTTTCAGCAGAAGGAAGTGGCGAAGCGAGAGGGCTATAATcactaaataaaataatgaaataatgaaAGAGAAGCAGCCAAGTAATATGACTGTTATCTCACTAATGACCCCCTTCTTGGGCCATATACTACCTTAAGTATAGGGTTCaaggtatatacagttgaagtcggaagtttacatacaccttagccaaatacatttaaactcagtttttcacaattcctgacatttaatcacagtaaaaattccctgtcttcaggtcagttaggatcaccactttattttaagaatgtgaaatgtcagaataatagtacagataattatttatttcagcttttatttctttcatcacattcccagtgggtcagaagtttacatacactcaattagagctggtgtaaccgagtcaggtttgtaggcctccttgctcgcacaagctttttcagttctgcccacaaatgttctatgggattgaggtcagggctttgtgatggccactccaataccttgactttgttgtccttaagccgttttgccacaacgttggaagaatgcgtggggtcattgtccatttggaagacccatttgcgaccaagctttaacttcctgactgatgtcctgagatgttgcttcaatacatccatatatttgtccttcctcatgacgccatctattctgtgaagtgcaccagtccctcctgcagcaaagcacccgcacaacatgatgctgccacccctgtccttcacggttgggatgaagttcttcagcttgcaagcctccccctttttcctccaaacataacgatggttattatggccaaacaattctatttttgtttcatcataccagaggacatttctccaaaagtacgatctttgtccccatgtgcagttgcaaatcatagtctggctttttatggcggttttggagcagtggcttcttccttgctgagcggcctttcaggttatgtcgatataggactcgtttttactctgggtatagatacttttatacctgtttactccagcatcctaacaaggtcctttgctgttattctgggattgatttgcactttttgcaccaaagaggcactgagtttgaaggtaggccttgaaatacatccacaggtacacctccaattgaatcaaataatgtcaattagcctatcagaagcttctaaagccatgacatcattttctggaattttccaagctgtttaaatcacagtcaactaagtgtatgtaaacttctgacccactggaattgtgatacagtgaattataagttaaataatctgtctgtaaacaacagttggaaaaatgacttgtgtcatgcacaaagtagacgtccgaaacgactttccaaaactatagtttgtcaacaagtcaattgtggagtggttgaaaaatgagttttaatgactccaacctccaaagtgtatgtaaacttccgacttcaactgtacattgatTCTTGAAATCACTGTGTTGGCTTGCATCGGTGCAAGAAACCAAATATATTTTGTCCCCCATATGGCAGGATAGGCCATGGAAGCAATACTGCCTAAGGTGTAGAGGCTAAAAGTGGCTattttgatgatctttttgatgTTTGTGCATAGAGTTCTGAAAATTCACCAAAGTGACTGAAAAAAATAACTGCAGTAATCAGCCAGGTAAAACAAAACTATATCTTGTGTTCTGAAACATATTGTAGTATCATTGTTTGAGAAAAGTGAATGGTCCATCCCCTTACCAGACACAAACCCTGATAATCAGATGGGTTATCACGGAACACACGGTCGTCACAGGTGAAATATTCCCTCGGTATTTCCTCTTACCATTACACAAAGAACAAAAAATGCTGCAGTGCATACAAGGAAATGATCTGGCACCATCTCTGAAATGAACTTAGTCAAGTGTCATTCACTGCAACAAGGAAGAAGGATGGTGAAAATATGTTATATTTCAAATGACCTTTGTCATTTTGGAGTTAGGTTTTTACTCAAACTTCCCTGTGGAGGTCATTTCAACAGACTATAGCTAGCTCTGGGGTTCTACCCAATGGACCAATTTGACTTGACAAAAGTAACGTTTGTGACTTACGATACAATCCTAAAGCACATATTTAAATTACAATGCACAAGTCTGTTGCATGATGTCAACTTCGCTAATTCAAATATCGTGAAGCTGCAATCTTTGAAACCATTTtgggtttcaggtagaacccttttgggttccatgtagaaccctctgtggaaagggttttacatggaacctaAACGGGTTCTTTAAAGGGTTCTCCCATGGGGAAAGGCAAAGAACCCTTTAATTAATTAAGGTTCTAGATATTTTTAAAAAGAGCGGTGAACTTGTATAAATTGTACTGGTTGTAAGTGCGCCATTACCGAGAAGCTCTGAGTACACAGCAGCTCAAAATAAAGTCATTAATTCATTCTTGTAAAGCCCAGACCATAGGCCATGCAGGCATAACCATCACAATCATTTAACTCATGATGCTGCAAAAGGGTTCTAGCAGGAAACAGCTGGCTAGAATATAGAGTAAGCATTTACCATTTTCCTTGTCTGACTCAAAAGTAGCACATTGAATAATATGATCAGTTAATGATCGATTTGGTCAAGGCAAAAGGAAGAAGGAAGTTGCATgatgtcatcattgtaaataacaacatGCCTAGTTcaatacaaataaaatgtcagATAATAGGGGTGGGGCTTTGTAACATTGACTATAAATAGAACTGTTAGAGAGGACTCTATCTTCAGACGAGTTTACTTCTCAACAAGACTTCACAACAAGAGTTGTTCAAACAGAGGTATGATTGAATAAAATACATTTGCTGCATGTCTGGTCTGATCATGAGGTTATATTTGAGTTTTTCTGTTAACCATGGTAATTCTGATCCATGCATGAATGTGTTATTAACAGGGATGTCAAATTGTTCAAACATTGAATTGATTTAATCGCTACATTTGCTGTGATTAATCGCAAATAATTGCAAATTCAGAATTTGATTAAACTAAGCTGTATTTTTTTCATAcaaatttttttttacaagaatATTGACTTGTCTTGATTTTGTAAGTAACGGTAAGCAAAATGAGGTACATTTAGAAAGCACACTTTCGTTAACCTCAATGTCAActtatttttacatttattgtTGTTATCTGTATATATGATGTATTGCAGATGTTTTCAGTGCATTTTCAACGCTTTCAGACAATGCGGTTAATCACAATCAAAAAAAACAGTGCAATAAAATGATATAAAGTTAACTTGAGTTAGCTGATTTACTCTGACAGCCCTAGTTTTTAATATGATTATTGTGTGCAAaatgatttcatttttttttttttagaagtctctgtagttctctctcaCAATTTGAAAAACAGCTAGAAGCAAAATACTTGCTCATTACATTGAAGAGAGCAGCATGTTTTTATAAGGATGATAAACTGATAAACCTCCCTTTCTGCTTTCTAGAGATGAAGCCGTTTTCCTCCCTCCTGGCATTGGGTCAGTGCCTGATGTTCATCCAGCCAGCACTGTCCACACAGGAAAGTTTGGGTGGCCCTTTCATTCACAGTTCAATAGAGGAGGCAAAGAGACTCGTAGATGAAGCCTACAAGTACTCCAGAGAAAAGTGAGTAAACCTGACAGTTGATCTCTTCAGATGTAGTCAATCATCTCTGTCTTTGTAAATTGGGTCAAACGAAATGACCAGCACTAGTGTCTTACTCTGTATGCACCTAGCACAATTGTCTCACTCAGTCGAAGAAACAGATTTGCACTAGCTTTGCTTTAATTGTACCTTTTGTATTTCCTTTAGAAAATAATAGGTTCACTATTTCTATTAAGTTCTTATGATTAGTACAATAAATCTGCCAGTGTACAAATATTTTAATTCAACTGCAGGAGCTTGTTTCTGTTCAAAACTCAATCATATGCTtgtccagtggtggaaaaactacccaattgtcatacttgagtaaaaaaataaagataccttaacagaaaattatgtcgccaagtaaaatactacttgaataaaagtccaaaggtatttggttttaaatattcttaagtatcaaaagtaaatgtaaaataTAGTTAAGTactaaaagtataaatcattttacattccttacattaagcaaatcagacagcaccattttcttttttatttacagatagccagggacacactccaacatcatttaGAAACCAGgcgtttgtgtttagtgagtcagccagatcagaggcagtagggacaaccagggatgttctcttgataactgTGTGAATTttaccattttcctgtcaaaatgtaacaagtacttttggatgtcagggaaaatgtatggagtaaaaagtacatattttctttaggaatgacttgaagtaaaagtaaaagttgtcaaaaaatataaattgtaaagtaaGGTACAGATACACAAAAAAAACGACttatgtagtactttaaagtatttttacttaagtactttacaccactgtgctTGTCCATTCCTTAGGAGTCTGGAGAGAGTGCGTGGACAGTCCATCAGGCCCTCAGATGTCCTGCGTCTCCTGAAGCAGCCTGCCAGGGACACGCGCTCTGCTGTTCGGTCTGCAGACTACCTGGAGAACACCTTGAGACTGATCCACGAGAAAGTCCACCGCACCCACAGGCTGCACAAACGTTCGCTCAACGCAACAGGTCAGTTGCACACAAATATACATACGTACATACGCGGCAACACATATACACtcaagacaaacacacatacacccatccacacacaaacacatatttcACATTATTCCTTATCCCTTGTTTCTCAGACCTCCTCACACCACAGGAGCTAGACACCATTGCACGGGTCACTGGCTGTGCAGCTCGTGTCAGCAAGCCCTCCTGCCGCACCACACCCAACGTTAACAAGTACCGCACAGCCACCAGCGTCTGCAACAACCTGTGAGAGCACCAGGGCATGGCGGGTTTAATACTTCGACACAACAATTTGAAAGCCTTGTGCACAGTAGTTGTATAGGGTGGAATATAAAGGGAAGTGCAATCAGTGTAGGTCTGAGGTCTGGCTATACAGTCATAGGCTGCAGGAGATGTGGCTTTAtacaggtaactaccaaaataaaggcAACACCAACATAAAGAGTCTTAATGGGacattgggccaccacgagctgccAAAACAATGCACCTTGTCATCATAGATTCtccaagtgtctggaactctattggagggatgtgacaccattcttccacgggAAAtcccatcatttggtgttttgttgatggtggtggaaaacgctgtctcaggcgccactTCAGAATCtaccataagtgttcaattgggttgagatctggtgactgacagccatggcatatggtttacattgtcAGTGCTctatggatgggggcattgtcatcctatatTGGCATAGCCATGGTTGCCAAAATAATTGCCAAAATAATAGCATGCCCAGCATtattatacatgaccctaagcatgatgggattttaatagcttaattaactcaggaaccacacctgtgtggatgcaccggctttcaatatactttgtatccctcatttactcaagtgtttccgttattttggcagttacctgtaccttGAGTTTCTCAAGCGAGGTTTCTCTATTCTGATTTGTATTTTCTTCCTTCTTATTAGGAAGTCTCCTCGTCTGGGAGCCTCAAACACCCCCTTCACTCGTTGGCTGCCTGCTCAGTATGACGATGGGGTCTCTAGACCCAAAAGCTGGGACCCAAATAGGAGCTTCAACAACTTTGTGCTCCCTCTGGTATGATGACAATACATAGACATGGTTGCAATAACTGCCACTATTTCACCACAAGTTAGATATAAAGTAACATAATTGTATTTCATTGTTCTCCCTCTGCCCTGCTTCCCTCCATGTGTGCAGGTAAGGGAGGTCTCTAACCGTATCCTGGCAACCAATGACGCCAGTGTAGAGAGCGATCGCGAGTTTACACACATGGTTACTATTTTTGGCCAGTGGAACGACCATGACCTGACATTCACGCCCTCCTCCCCCAGCATCCGTGCCTTCAGCAACGGCCTGGACTGTGATGAGAGCTGTGAACGCTCCGAACCCTGTTTCCCCATCCAGGTCAGTCACAGCTCTCACATCACATCCCACAGCCTAACACTTACAACAGGCACCCCTGGATATCTGGCCCTTTTCGATCCATGGTCCCTGGATTATTAGTTCTTCAACCTCTGTCTTGTCTTTTCCTCCATGACCAGATTCCTCTCAATGACCCACGCTTGCCCACTGGCCCAGACAGCTGCATCCCGGTCTTCCGATCAGCGCCTGTGTGCGGCACAGGAAAGTCTGCTTTCAATTTCGGTGACATGGCCAACAGGAGGGAGCAGATCAATGCCCTGAATGCCTTCCTGGACTTGGGGCAGGTGTACGGCTCTGAGGAGGGGTTGGCGCGTGACCTACGTGACCTCACCAACGATGGAGGCCTGCTACGTATCAACAAAGAGTTCACAGACAACGGACGTGAGTTTCTTCCCTTCACTGACGTGAAGGGGAACATGTGTGCCACCCGCAGGAGAATCACCAACGACACCAATGCCAAGGAGGTGCCCTGCTTCGTTGCAGGTTAGCCTTTCAAATCCGTTTGTCCAAAGAGTAGACCAATGTATATTTAAGTTAAAGTCTAAGACACAGAATGATGACAAAAAGCG contains:
- the LOC110532736 gene encoding myeloperoxidase, translated to MKPFSSLLALGQCLMFIQPALSTQESLGGPFIHSSIEEAKRLVDEAYKYSREKSLERVRGQSIRPSDVLRLLKQPARDTRSAVRSADYLENTLRLIHEKVHRTHRLHKRSLNATDLLTPQELDTIARVTGCAARVSKPSCRTTPNVNKYRTATSVCNNLKSPRLGASNTPFTRWLPAQYDDGVSRPKSWDPNRSFNNFVLPLVREVSNRILATNDASVESDREFTHMVTIFGQWNDHDLTFTPSSPSIRAFSNGLDCDESCERSEPCFPIQIPLNDPRLPTGPDSCIPVFRSAPVCGTGKSAFNFGDMANRREQINALNAFLDLGQVYGSEEGLARDLRDLTNDGGLLRINKEFTDNGREFLPFTDVKGNMCATRRRITNDTNAKEVPCFVAGDVRVDENIALTSIHTMFLREHNRLAGALLRLNPHWDGETLYQEARKIMGAYTQVFVFRDYLPHIVGPDTMARQLGRYPGYNETIDPSIANVFATAAYRFAHLAIQPTLSRLDINNKENPMFPSVPLFKAFFTPWRLVFEGGIDPLIRGLVGHPAKLNTQNHMMVDALREKLFQFINHLALDLGSLNMQRGRDHGLPDYNAWRKFCGLSTPSNLGELAVVLNNTDLAFRLLQLYGTPDNIDVWMGGVAEPFVHKGRVGPLFACLIATQFQKIRQGDRLWYENPGVFTSAQRKALKNVSLAQIICDNTGITAVSRDPFLIPEGGNTPIKCNNIQQLNLSAWKESASTADQKQQENSDQDNEI